The DNA window AATACCTCAGAAAATTTTTCTAAGATGCTCTGAATCTCAGGAGCTTGCTTGGTAGTTTCAGTTTCGATACTAGAAAACTGATATGCCTTGAGATGGAAATATGAAGCTATGGAGTGAGTTGTAGCCAATTTTTTAACATGCTTGGCTGAGATAGGATCTAACCTGAATTGAGGTTCACCTTGGAAATGTACTGGGGAATTTTTCCGGGTGAAGTCCATTGTTAGCTTCTTGTAGTCCATGACTATAGGTCCCAAAAGGGACAACCATCGAATTCCCAATACTATATCAACCCCTTGTATTGGCAGTACAAACAGATCCATAGTAAATGTATGCCCCTGTAATTCTAAGGTCATCCCAACACATTTCTTGGTACAAGAGATATATTCTCCATTGCCAAAAAATACTTTAAAAGGCTTTGAAGGAAAAACTGGCCATGATAGCATATTGGCTACTTTCTCTTGAACAAAATTGTGGGTACTCCCACTATCGATAAGAACATGAACATGAAGTTTGTTGTAAGTACCTGTTAATCTGATTGTACTTGGGCTAAGTGGTCCTGCCAGAGCATGTAAGCTGATTTCTAGTAGCCCTTCTTCAACAGAATCTAAGATTGGTTCCCATTCAATTTGATTCTCCTCATCTTCTTTACTTTCATCATCCACCATTAAAAGTAAGAACCTACTTTTGCACTTGTGACCAGGAGTATACTGCTCATCACAGTTATAACATaaccctttctctctcctagccTTCAATTCCATAGGAGTAAGTTTCTTAATTGGAAGTATAGTTgttgatggagaaaatggaggtTTGAGGGCTTGTGTAGGTGGTGTAGGCAATAACCCAGGCCCAGTGAAGTTTCTTGCCACTGCAGGTTCCAAGATCTCCtcatatcattatttttttgttcatgtAGACGAGCTAAAGCCATTGCTTGGGTTAGGGTAGTGGGTTGAGCTGCCAATAGCTCTCTTTTCAACTCAGGTTTAAGGCCAGAAACAAGAAACTAATCAAGAATGGTTCTGATAATCCAGTAATACGGTTAGAAAGGttttcaaattgattttgaTATTTAGCAACAGATGTAACCTGAGTCAATTTAGCCAAATCTTCTTTGTGATCTTTATAAGATGAGGGTCCAAACCTTTGTTTAAGGACCTCCAAGAATCCCTGCCAGTCACGAACAGGGCCATTGGAATACATCCATTGGTACCAAGCATGAGCTGTTCCATCCATGTGAAAAGAAGCGATCATGAGTCATTGTTCGTCTGGAGTCTCGTGATAATCGAAGAACTGTTGTATCCCGAAGATCCAGCCTAATGGATCGGTTCCATCAAACCTTGGAACGTCTAGCCTCATCGATTTGATCGGTTGATGTTGGTTGCAATGTTGAGATGCTGCAGAGTAGCGATCTTGGGAGCTGTGATTGTTCCCGTTCTGTTGATGATCATGCTGGTTGAGATGAGTCATTGTTTCCAGTTGAGCTTCCACAGTTGCCATGAATTGCTTTAGGGTAGTGTTGATCTCTGCAAAGTGTAGATCTGTAGACTTCTTTAATTCACTGACTTCTTGATATTGTGAGGTTTGGAAGCTTTGGATTGTCTTAATGGTCTCATCAAGTTTAGTGAATCTGGTtccttcagccatggattcaacTTAATGAAAGCACCAATGTTAGAACCAGATTCTATAGTCGCAGGTTTGGGAGGAAAGAAATGAGAGattaaggaaggaagaagaagaagagagctcAAGAACAGGGGATTGGGGAAGAAGACAAGAAaaggaatttatttttcattaccCAGTACAAAGAGTACTCCTTGTTTTAtattcagttacagagaaagatAAGCTGGGTTGTTTAACATACTAACACCCACTTGTCTAACTAACTAACCATCTTTTAAACTAATTACTCTCCTAATGGCTAACCACATAATCTCTTAGCCAATGAGGAACCTTCCTTGTCCTTCTTGATACAAAAGTCTGTGGTCCCCTGGTTGAGATTCCTTCTTGATCAGCCCCATCCTCTTCTTGTATAAGTGGTGGTCCATCCACAGGTGGTCCAAGTGTATCATTCACTTAGCGGGACTGTTGAAGGTTGGAGCAGGGACCTGATTCCCTTTCTCTTGTTTATCATTGGAGGCTTTGGAGTGGTTGATAAGGTGTTTGAATTCCTCgatttgtttgttcattatgaTATTTTGAGTTTGTTCTGTTATCAAGATATGAGGTGAGAAGTGTTGGGACAATGTTAGGGATTTGACCACACACTGGGGGATGGCAGAGTGCGAGATTTGCTCAATATAATAGTGATTGTGGTTATAGTGATGCGTATAATGGCAAAAAGAAGGTGGGTGGAATTGAATTTGTGCTTCGATGACACCTTTTTGTCATCCCAGTGGGAGGACAATTGCGTGAGGAAGAAAGTTCAACTTAGAATATTCAATTGcaataaatgtaaaaaattaGGAAGAACTGTGTAGATACTTTACTCACTCTAGGATTGGTGAAGATTTATCTTAACAAATTCATGCCTCAAAGCAATGTCAAAAAATCGTTTCGTTTCGCTGTTTGGTCAAATCCAAAACCTactgaaataccaaaatttttccaaaacaacgtattttttttaagttttttgctTGGCCAGTTTGGGGGACTATAGCCGAATGACCGAAAATTTGATGAAACAGTCCATTTTATGGGCCGAAATGAGAGAGATTTTAACCAAAATGAGCGAAATTTTGGCGAAATGGTGCTGATTCTGGGGTTTGCCTCATATTTCAATTCAGACATTTTAAAATTAGAGAAATTTTGGTGAGTTTTTGAACCATGCTCAAAAGTTGAAGGGACCCAGATCATGTATATGGTTATAAGAGATCAATGTTTTGGGGAGAGACCAAGGCATGATTTCAGTTCTTGCAGCTGGGTTAGATCCGTGCTGCAAGATTGAGATGAAATTGGTTTTTCCTTTCTCCCCACTTTCAATTTACAAGTTTATGCTTGTCCcacacatatatatttttagatattttcaccattcccccttcccccttccctgACTCCCctccacccccaaaaaaacctGTTCACAAAATAATTGATATAGGGCTCAGAAGGGGTATAACAATAATTTACTATAGATGATCGATGATGATGGAACAGTTTCTTCTGGATTCAAGATTATGGATGATAtgatcttaagaaaaaaaagaccaatCTGTTGGACCTATAGGACGCCCAACGTGTATGTGTGTATCGCTTTGTGCATATACTGctgtaattttatttatttatttatttatttttttcaattaagcTTACTGGATTGTCCTTTGTAGGGAAGATCTTTGCTGGAAAGTCTTCTCAtgattctgattcttcttcaacGGCTACAGCTATTGAGAAAGTCCTCGTCCCTGATGGTGAGGCTGATGTCTCTTCATCCTCTGCTGATTTGGTGGAAACTTCGGCAGCTATTTCAGAAGATTCCCAGGTTTATTTATCAATCATACTGATCTTTGTAGtttatttccttcttatttttaaACTTGTGCTTGTAgtattaaaataatatttcaGTTTTAACTGTACAATTGCAATAGGGTGAGTGGTTTTCCTTTGACATTTTTCGGGACAGCCTTCTCTGTCTTTGGAACTCTGCTTGAAAATGACTGGTATAGGACTTAGAAAGAAATTACGCCCATGGcttttggggttggggtttcTGGTAATTAGGATCAACAAGAAAGGAGTTGAAGACTAAAAAAGTTCACAAGCTGCCTAGCATAGTTTTTCATCTAAAAATTGGTGTTTTCTTCTAGATCCAAAGGTCATCAAGTGGGTTGATATTGAAATTGTGCCCTGGTTGTAGGGCTACCTCCTTTCTTGTTAGATTTTGTATTTCACATCAATGAGTTGGATTGACCctctatttatatattttatttccctTCTTTGAATTCTGACCTTCATTGGTAGGTCATCTATCCCAAAAGGAGGgattttttcttgggttttgaCCACTTTTTGTGGTCTCTTTTGCTACTTAAAGGACAAAATCATTGTTTCATTTTGATCCAAAACTAAATCACATTTACTTCTAAATGAAATCTTTATCTAGGCATCTAGCGTAATCGTCAAGTGGATTTTGAGGTCTCTCTTTCTAGAAGAGTTTCTTTTTTATGCTTTTGTAAAACATTGAAGCTTATATTTTAGTGGGGGGAATgtcattaaaaaagaagaagaaaacaagtaGAGAATGCACCTTTTACCTTATCAATACTTCTTGAGCATGAGGTGGAAGGAATTTTGTTTCTGCGCGACTTACTGAATGTGAATGAGAGGATAGAACAGAATATAATTTCATACTGTTTTCATCATGGTCATATGTTCTTATCATTCTTGTGGTAGGTATTCCAAGAAGTAGCTGGTATACCCATGGAAGAGGATAGTAAGATTCAGGGTGaacaaaataatatttcttCAGAACCTGGCAGTCATGATAGTAAGGTTGATGGTGAACAACATTCGGTTCCTGTACAAGTTATCGACGGTGCCGCTAAGGATGGGTTAGTGGAAGTGTCTGCTCCTTTAGAAGCCAGGGAAAGTGATGGAAAGTCCAAGGCCAGACCAAGATCTATTCCTCCACCTGGCACTGGCCagaaaatatatgaaattgATCCCATGCTGAATGATTTTCGAAATCATCTTGATTATCGGTGAGATGCTGCCTCTCTTTGGCTCTCTCTGATTTTCCAGTGCTTCTATTGAAATAAGGAAATGGCCCAGCAAATTAATGGCATCACATAAAAGTTCTTCTGCACCGAATATTTAAGCAAATGCATGACTAACTTAAATGATTGGAAAAATGTGAAATAACTAGATAATTAACCACTTTAGCTTATTCCTTAAAATGTGTTTCTTTGAAGGGAAGTCCCATTCCTTAGTATTGTTGTGCATCATGTTGTTCATTTTTTCCACTAGTGAAGTTttgtagaattttattttttgatttttgatctGTCAATTTGCATTTTTCTTAAatcttacttctttttttttttttggggggggggggggggtggggtggggagcaAGCCGAATTTCACCATTAAGAAATATATAAATctggtgaaaaaataaaatggaagaagaagaaagaatataaaAACAGTAAAGGGAATCTCTCTATTAAAAGGGTAACTTACAGCTGAGCTACCCAATGTTTATGATACGTTCTTTTCGGGTATATCACATTTTATGTTTCCTACCACTCTTTCATATTTCCAATTTTACTCATAGATGGTAGAAACTCCTTTCACCCACACTCCTGCCTGCATGTTTCCTGCATCTTCTGCACCTCCCACCATCCTGGCTGCCTCCTCTGCCATCTCTGCCTGCGTTGGCCCCCCTCATCCTGGCTGCCTTCTTTGTTGCCGCTGCCCTGGCCATTGCCACCATTCCCGTGATACCCCATCATTGTCACCTACTGCCTCCATCACCTTCTGATTCTCTACCGTCTGCGCACCATCGCATCCCTCTGTAACTCCTATTGAGCATCTCCCGCATTCTGCCTCCCTTGCCATCACATTGGCTATTGTAGGCAGTGAGCACCCCAACTAAGCTTTCAATGATGGCAGTTGCACACTAagtgcagagagagagagagaggccaccATGTCCAGGATCTCCCTTCCAAACTACACCTGCTCTACTTTCAGCCTTTAATGGCTATTAGGAAGGGAAGTCCAAGATTCCAATGTGCACAAACCTCCGCAAGAAGGGCTGATTGTAGCTGGCCTCACCTTCCTATGACAGTTACAATCTTGGGGTTCATGGCCTTGACGGCACTAAGTAGGAGGCAGGTGGCATCCGTATCGTCGTCCTTGATGAGCCAATTTAGGAAGTGCATGCAACTGGGCGTGTCAAAGGTGTACTGTTGAGTGTTGACTCACTGCAATTGgattttgatggtggtttggaTCTTGTCTCTGTGGCCAAAAGAGCATTTTTGGTGGTGCTGTTGTACACCGGTCGTACTTTTATGCTTATGGGCTTCTGCACTGTTAGTCAGTAGCGGTTGGAGAGACGGTGGTGTTGATGAGGAAGTTTGATTGGGGAGGATGAAGAGGGCGGTTGAGCAGTTTAAGGTCACGCATATAGTGGTTGTCCCACCGGAAGTGTTTATGATGGTCATAGATGATGTTGTGATGAAGGGGCTGTGATATGAGCTCTCTGGAAGCCTTGATGTATGACGGAGCTCAGCCTACCAAGGATATTGCTGAAAGGTTTAGGGAACGATTCCTTGGTGTTGTCCTAGGCTCCTAGTGCAGGTTAGTGGATGAAAGAGAAGAGGGGGTTGGGTTCAAAACTCAGATTAGGTCGATATAGTGGTCTTAAACTGTTAGGACCCATGATTGTTGCTGGTTCTTCAGAGGGTGATCAgagccggggggggggggaagagatgcacggagag is part of the Macadamia integrifolia cultivar HAES 741 chromosome 9, SCU_Mint_v3, whole genome shotgun sequence genome and encodes:
- the LOC122089363 gene encoding 1,4-alpha-glucan-branching enzyme 1, chloroplastic/amyloplastic-like; the encoded protein is MPLQQLQQTNFRLSLTHKTRSLVYSHCFFPSHQLRSLQTLDMAFTLSGIHLPTVPTACISNRTSIYSERKNVNFSLLLRKDSSPWKIFAGKSSHDSDSSSTATAIEKVLVPDGEADVSSSSADLVETSAAISEDSQVFQEVAGIPMEEDSKIQGEQNNISSEPGSHDSKVDGEQHSVPVQVIDGAAKDGLVEVSAPLEARESDGKSKARPRSIPPPGTGQKIYEIDPMLNDFRNHLDYRYGHYKKMRELIDKYEGGLEAFSCGYEKFGFNRSSLGVGGGLDARQHQGTWMPRSA